One part of the Bacillus sp. FJAT-45350 genome encodes these proteins:
- the paaA gene encoding 1,2-phenylacetyl-CoA epoxidase subunit PaaA, which yields MSVEVKYNDPTEQKRYEDFMAHIQAGGKVEADDWMPEDYRMALIKLISMHGMSEIMGALPEKEWTPKAPTLRRKLGIMAKVQDEMGHGQLLLRVAEDLIKPLGRNREDLMQDLFTGDLKFHNVFHMKTETWGDAGLIGWLVDGAAIITQTNMLDASYAPYARALKRIAAEEVFHAQHGEAIIMQLAEGTEEQKAMVQDAFDRWWPSLLMFFGPPSPATTGASKQDTMIKYVIRKNTNEELRQYFFTKYIPRILSLGITIPDETLKFDEETKDWTYQQPDWNEFKKIISNNGPMSQERIRLRKISYDKNAWVREALGQKATEGSAV from the coding sequence ATGAGTGTAGAAGTTAAATATAATGATCCTACTGAACAAAAAAGATACGAAGATTTTATGGCACATATACAAGCAGGTGGAAAAGTTGAGGCTGATGATTGGATGCCAGAAGATTACCGTATGGCACTAATTAAACTAATCTCAATGCACGGCATGAGTGAAATTATGGGAGCGCTTCCAGAGAAAGAGTGGACTCCTAAAGCACCAACATTACGTCGTAAGTTAGGGATTATGGCGAAAGTACAAGATGAGATGGGTCACGGACAACTTTTATTACGTGTTGCTGAAGACTTAATCAAACCTCTTGGAAGAAACCGTGAAGACTTAATGCAAGATTTATTTACTGGAGATTTAAAATTCCACAATGTATTCCACATGAAAACGGAAACTTGGGGAGATGCTGGTCTAATTGGTTGGTTAGTTGATGGAGCAGCTATTATTACACAAACAAACATGTTAGATGCTTCATACGCACCATATGCACGTGCATTAAAGCGTATCGCAGCTGAAGAAGTATTCCATGCACAACATGGTGAAGCTATTATCATGCAATTAGCTGAAGGAACTGAAGAGCAAAAAGCAATGGTACAGGATGCGTTCGATCGCTGGTGGCCATCATTATTAATGTTCTTTGGACCACCAAGCCCGGCTACAACTGGTGCATCAAAGCAGGATACAATGATTAAGTATGTTATCCGTAAAAATACAAACGAAGAATTACGTCAGTATTTCTTTACTAAATATATTCCAAGAATCTTATCACTAGGAATCACAATTCCTGATGAAACACTTAAATTCGATGAAGAAACAAAAGATTGGACTTATCAACAACCAGATTGGAATGAGTTCAAGAAAATCATTTCTAATAATGGACCAATGTCACAAGAGCGTATTCGACTAAGAAAAATTTCTTATGATAAGAACGCATGGGTTCGTGAAGCATTAGGACAAAAAGCAACTGAAGGTTCAGCAGTATAA
- the paaC gene encoding 1,2-phenylacetyl-CoA epoxidase subunit PaaC translates to MKITTVEELNQQPEYKEALKELLFQLADDDFLTSFRGTEWLGLCPHIEEDVAYSSVNQNTMGHATLYYELLEQMGEGDANALAHARTPEERKNAILLEEVNGPGTYLVEPEYDWAFTVVRNYFYDVAKKIRLDSLKNSSYEPLAQAARSISGEQYYHVMHWDVWFKQLVDSSARDRMVEQVERVWNDFGGVLTLGSKGIPMAEFGLIEGEELLTQRWLDKMEQVFNELNLKKPSEKPKLVQGDGRAGEHTEALKTAIDTLSEVYNIDRAAAW, encoded by the coding sequence ATGAAAATAACTACAGTTGAAGAGTTAAACCAACAACCAGAATATAAAGAAGCATTAAAAGAACTATTATTCCAATTAGCTGATGATGACTTCCTTACTTCTTTTAGAGGAACGGAATGGTTAGGTCTTTGCCCTCATATCGAGGAAGATGTTGCCTACTCATCTGTTAACCAAAATACAATGGGTCATGCTACACTATATTATGAGCTTCTTGAGCAAATGGGTGAAGGAGATGCAAATGCTCTTGCACACGCACGTACTCCTGAAGAAAGAAAGAATGCTATTTTACTAGAAGAAGTTAATGGACCAGGGACTTACCTAGTTGAGCCAGAATATGATTGGGCTTTCACCGTAGTAAGAAACTACTTCTATGATGTAGCTAAGAAAATCCGTTTAGATTCTCTTAAAAACTCTTCATATGAGCCATTAGCACAAGCTGCTAGATCAATTAGTGGAGAACAATACTACCATGTTATGCACTGGGATGTATGGTTCAAACAATTAGTTGATAGTTCTGCACGTGATAGAATGGTAGAACAAGTTGAGAGAGTTTGGAATGATTTTGGTGGAGTATTAACTCTAGGTTCTAAAGGAATTCCAATGGCTGAATTTGGATTAATCGAAGGCGAAGAGCTACTAACTCAACGTTGGTTAGACAAGATGGAGCAAGTTTTCAATGAGCTTAACTTGAAGAAGCCATCTGAAAAGCCTAAGCTAGTACAAGGTGATGGAAGAGCAGGGGAACACACAGAAGCGTTAAAAACTGCAATTGACACATTATCTGAAGTTTACAATATTGACCGTGCAGCTGCATGGTAA
- the paaB gene encoding 1,2-phenylacetyl-CoA epoxidase subunit PaaB: protein MTRENIDKFYDEYQVFSRRTATAPMQEQFTLLAPNQEVALVMAQENFMRREPVYDVWVVKCSDIRTLSSDERNSVTRLDNKDFRETKGYGYLRKKWREKEQGMLDEEEILSWAGGHKK from the coding sequence ATGACAAGAGAAAATATCGATAAATTTTATGATGAGTATCAAGTGTTTAGTCGTAGAACAGCAACAGCACCAATGCAAGAGCAATTCACTCTGTTAGCACCAAACCAAGAAGTAGCACTAGTTATGGCGCAGGAGAACTTCATGAGACGTGAACCTGTATATGATGTATGGGTAGTGAAATGTTCAGATATCCGTACATTAAGCTCGGACGAAAGAAATAGCGTTACTCGTCTTGATAACAAAGATTTCCGTGAGACTAAAGGTTATGGTTATTTAAGAAAAAAATGGCGTGAAAAAGAACAAGGAATGTTAGATGAGGAAGAAATCCTTTCATGGGCTGGAGGTCATAAAAAATGA